The genomic DNA TCAACTCGGGCACGGGGGGGGCGAGTTTTGAAACATAGGCTCCGAGTTCACGGGCATCGAATGGGCGGGTCACCATGGAGCGGCCACCTGGCTGGCCGCCGGGGGCCTCTGCGTGATAGTCCGGAAACACTGGCGGCATGTCGAATTGCACGCACGTTTTTTCCGTGAAGAAATCAATGGCCTTTGGCCCGTTCTCGATAAAGGCGTCTACGCGCGCGGGATCGAAATGCGTGGTGGTTTCGTGCTGCAGGTATGCCCGTGCCGCCCCTGGGGGTTCGCTGATGCCTTGCTCCCTGGCGAGCTTTGTCCCGGGAATCCACAACCAGCCACCAGACCGGGCCGTGGTGCCCCCATAGACAGGCGCCTTGTCGACAACCAGTACCTTCAACCCCTCGTACGCAGCCGTCACGGCCGCGGACATGCCGGACGCTCCAGTTCCAACTACCAAAACGTCATAGCTCGTTTCCAGCTCACTCATGGTCATCACTCCTTGGACGTAGGGGCCGCCTTTAGCGACCCAACGACGTTAGTATGGTGCTAATGCATTTTTTATAAACTAATGGTTTACCCCAATCAAATGCAATTGAATGGATCAGATACCATGCATCGACTACGGGGACATCTGTGATGGAAGAAATTGACGTGGCCCCAGACAAGGCGCGCCGAGGCATTCAAGCCATAGAGGCTGGTGGGCAGCTGCTTCTTGCGCTGGAGGCCCACGGGCACCCTCTTCCCCTCAAGAAGCTTGCCTGGGCTGCCAACATGGCTCCGGGAAAGGCACACCCCTACTTGGTGAGCCTCTCAAAACTCGGTCTGGTGACTCAAGACGCCTCAACCGGCCACTACTGGCTCGGTCGTACCGCCATGGAACTGGGTCTCCTGACGCTTCGCACCGTCAATCCCTTGCGCGAAGCCGCACCGCTTGCGGAACTGCTCGCGCAAGAAACAGGGCACAGCGTTGCACTGTCTGTTTGGGGAAATCAAGGGCCGACAGTGGTATCGCTTTTCGATGCGACCTATCCCCTTCATACCAACATGCGTGTGGGGACGGTGATGTCTCTTGCCGGAACAGCAACGGGGCGCTTGTTCGTGGCCTATCTACCTCGACAACTCATAGAAGAGTCACTGCTGGAGGATGACCGTCGCCTGGGCCCAGATATCGCAAAAACCGTTGAGCCGAGCGAACTGCAAGATATGCTCAGCTTGGTGCACGAACATGGACTCTCACGTTCCGTGGATATGCCTACCGTGGGGGTCAGCTCGTTTGCAGCCCCGGTTTTCGACTATTCGGGCAATGTTGTGATGGCGGTCACACTCCTGGGGCGTACCCGGTCATTTGACACAGCTTGGAGCGGAAACCAGGCAAAGGCGGCAAGAGCATGCGGCTCAGCGATCTCCACGCGCCTCGGGAGCCTCCGGCGCGGCGCCTGAGTGCAGAGCAAAAAAATGAACAGACGGAAACAAAAGCCCCATGGCTCCCGATTCAGCGCCGTATTGCGCCTGGTCACAGACATCCTAATGCATAAGCACTAGACTAAAAATTCATCTATGGCAAACGAGACCGCCAAATTTAACTCCAAGGACAAGACCATGGGCGCACTTGATGAAGACGGCAATGAAGGTGGTTCCGAGAAGGAGCGCCGAGGAATTCAGTCTATTGAAGCCGGCGGTCAGTTGCTTCTCGCACTGGGTGCGCAAGGTCGCCCGTTGCCGTTGAGAGAACTGGCGCGAGCTGCCGACATGGCTCCAGGAAAGGCGCACCCCTATCTCGTGAGCTTTGCCAAGTTGGGGCTTGTGACCCAGGAAGCCTCGACGGGGTTCTATTGGCTAGGCCCCACGGCAATGCAACTAGGCCTTGTGACCCTCCGCATGCTCAATCCAGTACGCGAAGCCACTCCCTTCGCCGAGCAGCTGGCGCGGGAAACTGGGCACAGCGTCGGATTGTCCGTCTGGGGAAATCAAGGCCCGACGATGGTCTTCCTCTTTGACGCCATCTATCCGCTGCACACCAACATCCGTACTGGAACGGTAATGTCCCTTGCCGGTACTGCGACTGGTCGATTGTTCGCCGCATACCTTCCCGCGAAACTGATCGAAGAGTCGTTGCTGGAAGACGAGCGGCGCTTAGGGCCGGACATTGCGAAACCCGTCGACACGGAAGAACTGCAGAGAATGTTGATCGAGGTGCGCAAGCATGGGGTATCGCGCTCGGTCAACAACCCCACCCCTGGTGTTTGCTCCTTTGCCGCGCCCGTCTTTGACTATTCAGGCAACATCGTCCTGGGCGTCACGCTCATGGGGCGCTCAAGGTCTTTTGACACGGACTGGAATGGCACCCAAGCCACAGCCGTGCGCGCATGCGGCCAAGAGGTATCCAAACGCCTAGGCGGACCTTCAAGAGCCTCTCTGGATCCGCGCTGACATCCATTGGCCGGGATTGCCTGCCGCTGGCGAGGTTCACCTACGCCTTCCTGAATCCGAGCCTCTGCGAGATAGCGAGGGCACAAGTGCGCAGGGCCACGGCCATCGGACCATTCCAATCAGGGTCAAAGGTACCCGTAGGGCCCATCATCGTGATAGTCAGGGCAATCGCGCCGGAGTAGTCAAAGACTGGTGCCGAGAACGAAACAATCCCCGGCGTTGGATGATTCACCCCTCGCGACATTCCCCGCGCCCTCACCTCCTCGATCAGATCCTCAACCGCCTTGCCATCAAGCGGATGGGCAATGTCAGGGCCCAAACGGATGTAGTCATCCTGAAGCATCCGGTCGATCAATGGCCTTTGCAAATAAGCTGAATACACCCTGCCGGTTGCTGTATTGGCCAGCGACATCACCGTTCCGGTACGGATGTTGGTGTTGATCGGGTACGCGGCGTCGATCAGGCGAACGATGACGGGCCCGAGGTTTCCCCAGACCGCGATCGCAACCGTGTGCCCGGTTTCAGCAGCCAACGCCTCCGCCATGGGCGTCGCTTCGCGAATGGGATTGAGAGTCTGCAGCCCGGTGAGCCCCAATTGGATCGCCATAGGTCCCAGCAAGTACTGACCAGTTACGGGGTCCTGTGCCACGAGCCCGATCTTCCCAAAGCTCACCAAGTAGGGATGGATCTTCCCGGAAGGCATGCTGACAGCCTTGGTCAGGTCCCTGAGGGCCATAGGCCTTGGCTCAGAAGCCAACACCTTCAGTATTTCCCCCCCCACCTCTATTGACTGGATTCCACGGCGCTCACGGCCACTAGGGTGCGACGGACTCAAATCGTCATCTTGCGGGGCAGTCAGTTTCATAGGGCGAAATCATAGGCCCAATCAGACAGGCAGGCGAAATTCAACAATGACTAACGCACTTGCATAGGGTAAATACTAGTTATAGTTTAGCGAGCTAGATAAATACTAGCGTCTGACAGCGCGGAGTGCGTGACTCACATCCGCCAACTCGGCGCATCCGCCCTTTTCACTCGGAGACAAACATGAGAAACCTTCTGACAGCACGTCGACTGGCCCTTGCGGCAGTTGCATTCGTTTCACTGGCAGCCGCAGCGCAAGACATCAAGCTGGGGTTCAACGGTGACCTGTCTGCCTCGCCATCTGCACAAAGCGGGGCGGCAGGCGTGCTCGGAATTCGCGCCGCTATTGACGACATCAACGCTGCAGGGGGCGTGCTTGGCCGCAAGCTCACACTGGTGATCCGTGACGATCAATCCCAGCCACCCAAATCGATCCAGAACATGAGCGAGTTGATCGACAACGAGAAGGTGGTAGCCGTGCTTGGCCCCACCAACTCTGGGAACGCAATGGCCTGGAAACACATTCCCAATCAGAAAAAAGTTGTCTCCATGGGCATGATCGGCGGCGGAACCGACATCACCAAACCGATGAGCCCGGGTGCTGAAAACTACATGTTCCGCGTCTCCATCGTTGACAGGGAGCAGGTGGTGGGTTTGATGGCCTATGCGAAAAAAGCGGGCGCCAAGAAGCTCGGCCTGATGGCGGAGACCACGGGTTATGGCCAAGGTGGGCTCAAGGACATGACCGAGATCGCAAAGCTGCAAGGCCTGGATGTCGTTGCCACGGAAAGATTCGCTGTTGGTGATACAGATATGACCTCACAGCTGAGCAAACTCAAAGCAGCAGGTGTGGACACGCTCGTGGTTTGGGCGCAGGGAACGCCCACTGGCCAGCTGGTCCGCAGCATGGAGAAGGTCAACTATTTCCCGAATGTCCTGTCATCCTGGGCCGCAGACAACATCACGTTTTATGACGCGG from Acidovorax sp. A79 includes the following:
- a CDS encoding IclR family transcriptional regulator; its protein translation is MALRDLTKAVSMPSGKIHPYLVSFGKIGLVAQDPVTGQYLLGPMAIQLGLTGLQTLNPIREATPMAEALAAETGHTVAIAVWGNLGPVIVRLIDAAYPINTNIRTGTVMSLANTATGRVYSAYLQRPLIDRMLQDDYIRLGPDIAHPLDGKAVEDLIEEVRARGMSRGVNHPTPGIVSFSAPVFDYSGAIALTITMMGPTGTFDPDWNGPMAVALRTCALAISQRLGFRKA
- a CDS encoding IclR family transcriptional regulator, which gives rise to MANETAKFNSKDKTMGALDEDGNEGGSEKERRGIQSIEAGGQLLLALGAQGRPLPLRELARAADMAPGKAHPYLVSFAKLGLVTQEASTGFYWLGPTAMQLGLVTLRMLNPVREATPFAEQLARETGHSVGLSVWGNQGPTMVFLFDAIYPLHTNIRTGTVMSLAGTATGRLFAAYLPAKLIEESLLEDERRLGPDIAKPVDTEELQRMLIEVRKHGVSRSVNNPTPGVCSFAAPVFDYSGNIVLGVTLMGRSRSFDTDWNGTQATAVRACGQEVSKRLGGPSRASLDPR
- a CDS encoding ABC transporter substrate-binding protein, with the protein product MRNLLTARRLALAAVAFVSLAAAAQDIKLGFNGDLSASPSAQSGAAGVLGIRAAIDDINAAGGVLGRKLTLVIRDDQSQPPKSIQNMSELIDNEKVVAVLGPTNSGNAMAWKHIPNQKKVVSMGMIGGGTDITKPMSPGAENYMFRVSIVDREQVVGLMAYAKKAGAKKLGLMAETTGYGQGGLKDMTEIAKLQGLDVVATERFAVGDTDMTSQLSKLKAAGVDTLVVWAQGTPTGQLVRSMEKVNYFPNVLSSWAADNITFYDAAGQALAEKPIFMRTMVDAVAPKQKALFERTKDKLAAASAFPFVAHGYDATLLLVAAIKQAGSTDGAKMREALENLQAPIDGIKKTYERPFSPTSHEALTASDFAFVKWTGGKLTQVNDATTKLLQSPDFKR
- a CDS encoding IclR family transcriptional regulator, which codes for MEEIDVAPDKARRGIQAIEAGGQLLLALEAHGHPLPLKKLAWAANMAPGKAHPYLVSLSKLGLVTQDASTGHYWLGRTAMELGLLTLRTVNPLREAAPLAELLAQETGHSVALSVWGNQGPTVVSLFDATYPLHTNMRVGTVMSLAGTATGRLFVAYLPRQLIEESLLEDDRRLGPDIAKTVEPSELQDMLSLVHEHGLSRSVDMPTVGVSSFAAPVFDYSGNVVMAVTLLGRTRSFDTAWSGNQAKAARACGSAISTRLGSLRRGA